The Bacillus sp. Marseille-Q1617 genome has a segment encoding these proteins:
- a CDS encoding ATP-binding protein, which produces MRADPQKLNQSLLNFLKNAVESMPNGGTVSLSCHKTVDGHIRLTVKDQGIGMNPKQVQRLGSPYYSLKEKGTGLGMMVSYQIIHSFKGKIRVESEEGVGTEFDIEFPGAEP; this is translated from the coding sequence ATGAGAGCAGATCCCCAAAAGCTGAACCAATCCCTGCTCAATTTCTTGAAAAATGCTGTGGAGTCCATGCCGAATGGTGGAACCGTGTCGCTGTCATGTCATAAAACCGTCGATGGACACATCAGGCTCACCGTCAAGGACCAGGGAATCGGCATGAATCCGAAACAAGTCCAGCGCCTGGGCTCCCCTTATTATTCCCTAAAGGAAAAAGGGACGGGCCTCGGGATGATGGTCAGCTACCAAATCATCCATTCCTTTAAGGGAAAGATCAGAGTGGAAAGCGAAGAAGGGGTGGGCACTGAATTTGACATCGAGTTTCCAGGTGCTGAACCATAA
- a CDS encoding NADPH:quinone reductase — MKAIQVTQFGGPEKLVFTDVEDVVAGKREVCVRLFAAGINPSDTYTLSGTYSFCTPQLPYTPGLDGAGIVESIGEEVTNVRIGDRVFIASLMRSNSTGTFAQKIVCDATLVHPLPDHVSFEQGAALGVPALTAYRVLFQRACLKPGQTVFIHGASGGVGLQVVQMAKSHGAKVIGTASKPEGKKMVQQAGADFVIDHVTEETIDDVLALMDEKGPDVIIEFLANKNLETDLKLIAPFGKIVIVGNRGSIEINPRFAMEKECDILATALWNAPKEEYEQSIQGVIAMLTSGTLRPIIGETLPLQKVSQGFEQLEKGMGNGKLVLKIN; from the coding sequence ATGAAAGCAATTCAAGTTACACAATTTGGTGGACCTGAGAAATTAGTTTTTACAGATGTTGAGGATGTAGTAGCAGGAAAGAGAGAGGTATGTGTTCGTTTATTTGCGGCGGGAATCAATCCGAGCGATACTTACACATTATCTGGTACATATTCGTTTTGTACACCTCAATTGCCCTATACCCCAGGCTTAGACGGTGCAGGAATTGTGGAGTCGATCGGAGAAGAAGTCACAAATGTTCGAATTGGTGATCGTGTATTTATTGCGTCTTTAATGAGAAGTAATAGTACAGGTACATTTGCACAAAAAATAGTATGTGATGCAACTTTGGTTCATCCGTTACCAGATCATGTATCTTTTGAACAAGGTGCAGCACTGGGGGTACCTGCATTAACTGCATACCGTGTCCTATTTCAACGTGCCTGTCTTAAACCTGGTCAAACCGTGTTTATTCATGGTGCCAGTGGCGGGGTTGGATTACAAGTTGTGCAAATGGCTAAATCTCATGGAGCTAAAGTAATTGGGACAGCGAGTAAACCAGAAGGTAAAAAAATGGTTCAGCAAGCTGGTGCAGATTTTGTCATTGATCATGTGACAGAAGAAACCATTGATGATGTGCTAGCATTAATGGATGAAAAAGGACCGGATGTAATTATCGAGTTTTTAGCAAATAAGAATTTAGAAACAGATTTAAAGCTAATTGCACCATTTGGTAAAATTGTAATCGTTGGAAATCGCGGTTCAATAGAAATAAATCCGCGTTTTGCAATGGAAAAGGAATGTGATATTTTAGCAACAGCTCTTTGGAACGCACCAAAAGAAGAATATGAACAAAGCATTCAGGGGGTAATTGCCATGCTGACAAGTGGTACACTTCGTCCGATTATTGGTGAAACACTGCCGCTCCAGAAAGTATCACAGGGCTTTGAACAGCTAGAAAAAGGTATGGGAAATGGTAAACTTGTTTTGAAAATTAATTAA